Proteins from one Cervus canadensis isolate Bull #8, Minnesota chromosome 25, ASM1932006v1, whole genome shotgun sequence genomic window:
- the IL22 gene encoding interleukin-22, with protein sequence MAALQKSVSSPLVATLAAGCLLIMALCAQWGAAVPITSHCRLNESDFQEPYIINYTFTLAQEASLADNITDVRLIGKKLFQGINQVTKRCYLLKQVLNFTLEEVLLPQSDKFQPYMKEVVPFFSKLSKKLSQCHEYDNQHIQRNVQNLKNTVKKLGESGEIKVIGELNLLFMALRRECAQVEQGWKMDY encoded by the exons ATGGCTGCCCTGCAGAAATCCGTGAGCTCTCCCCTCGTGGCCACGCTGGCCGCCGGCTGCCTCCTCATCATGGCGCTGTGCGCCCAGTGGGGAGCAGCTGTGCCCATCACGTCGCACTGTAGGCTCAATGAGTCCGACTTCCAGGAACCCTACATCATCAACTACACCTTCACTCTGGCCCAGGAG gCTAGTTTGGCAGATAACATCACAGATGTTCGTCTCATTGGGAAAAAACTGTTCCAGGGAATCAAT CAGGTGACAAAACGCTGCTATCTGCTGAAGCAGGTACTGAACTTTACTCTTGAAGAGGTGCTGCTCCCCCAGTCCGATAAATTCCAGCCCTATATGAAAGAGGTGGTGCCTTTCTTCTCCAAGCTCAGCAAAAAGCTAAGCCAATGC CATGAATATGACAACCAGCACATCCAGAGAAATGTACAGAATCTGAAGAACACCGTGAAAAAG CTTGGAGAGAGTGGGGAGATTAAAGTCATTGGAGAACTGAACTTGCTGTTTATGGCCCTGAGACGTGAATGTGCTCAAGTTGAACAAGGCTGGAAAATGGATTACTAA